In Campylobacter sp. VBCF_01 NA2, one DNA window encodes the following:
- the gyrA gene encoding DNA gyrase subunit A, whose product MQDSIFDNQEIIDIDVEESIKTSYLDYSMSVIIGRALPDARDGLKPVHRRILYAMNDLGVSSRQPYKKSARIVGDVIGKYHPHGDTAVYDALVRMAQSFSMRIPTVDGQGNFGSIDGDGAAAMRYTEARMTPLAEELLKDLDKETVDFIPNYDESLSEPDVLPARVPNLLLNGSSGIAVGMATNIPPHSLDELVDGLLLLIDNKNASLEEVMQYIKGPDFPTGGLIFGKKGIIDAYRTGRGRVKLRAKTHIEKKANKDVIVIDELPYQTNKARLIEQIADLVKDKQIDGISEVRDESDFEGIRVVIELKRDAMSDIVLNNLFKQTTMEGTFGVIMLAIDGKEPKVFSLIELLKLFLNHRKTVVIRRTIFELQKARARAHILEGLKIALDNIDEVIEIIRNSADTAIARENLMAKFGLSELQSNAILDMRLSKLTGLEREKIENELKELLVEISRLENILKSENLIEQIIKDELLEIKDKFKCPRITEIVDDYDDIDIEDLIPNENMVVTITHRGYIKRVPSKTYEKQKRGGKGRVAVTTYDDDFIENFFTSNTHDTLMFVTDRGQLYWLKVYKIPEGSRTAKGKAIVNLIKLVGDEKIMAIIPTTDFSDSKSLVFFTKNGIVKRTNLSAFSNIRSLGVRAISLDDDDALVTALIVPNEAGESAPIESDDENGQNLEISQEIEEVESEILDENSSEINENMIFIATKKGMCVKFKLGKVRQMGRVARGVRGLKFKEAGDEVIGATFILNDNLEILSVSQKGIGKRTTASEYRLTNRGGKGVICMKLTNRTGDLVGVVMVDEEMDLMALTTSGKMIRTDIQSIRKAGRNTSGVIVVNVEGDDVVSIATCPKAESDDEGEVGEENGGESLNLENSENQIIQGEGDE is encoded by the coding sequence ATGCAAGATAGTATTTTTGACAATCAAGAAATCATAGATATAGATGTTGAAGAATCGATAAAAACGAGTTATTTAGATTATTCGATGAGCGTTATCATAGGGCGAGCTTTACCTGATGCCAGAGACGGCTTGAAGCCCGTGCATAGGCGAATTTTATACGCTATGAACGACCTTGGAGTTAGCTCTCGCCAACCATATAAAAAATCAGCGCGTATTGTAGGTGATGTCATCGGTAAATATCACCCACACGGCGATACAGCGGTGTATGATGCGCTAGTGCGTATGGCACAAAGCTTTTCTATGAGAATTCCAACCGTCGATGGTCAGGGAAACTTCGGCTCGATTGACGGCGACGGCGCAGCTGCCATGCGTTATACAGAGGCTAGAATGACGCCACTAGCCGAAGAGCTTTTGAAAGATTTAGACAAAGAGACGGTCGATTTCATACCAAACTACGATGAGAGCCTAAGTGAGCCTGATGTGCTTCCTGCGCGCGTGCCAAATTTGCTTTTAAACGGATCGAGCGGTATCGCTGTGGGTATGGCGACAAATATCCCGCCACACAGCCTTGATGAGCTTGTTGATGGGCTTTTGCTTTTAATCGACAATAAAAACGCTAGCCTTGAAGAGGTCATGCAATACATCAAAGGTCCAGATTTCCCAACTGGCGGACTTATTTTTGGTAAAAAAGGCATAATTGATGCTTATCGCACTGGGCGTGGCAGGGTCAAACTCAGAGCCAAAACGCATATCGAAAAAAAGGCAAACAAAGATGTCATTGTCATCGACGAGCTTCCATATCAGACAAACAAAGCCCGCCTTATCGAGCAAATCGCGGATTTGGTCAAAGATAAGCAAATCGATGGTATCAGCGAAGTGCGCGATGAGAGCGATTTCGAGGGAATTCGCGTCGTAATCGAGCTCAAACGCGACGCTATGAGCGATATCGTGCTAAATAATCTTTTCAAACAAACCACTATGGAGGGCACTTTTGGCGTAATTATGCTCGCAATTGACGGTAAAGAGCCAAAGGTATTTTCGCTAATCGAGCTACTTAAACTTTTCTTAAATCACAGAAAAACCGTCGTCATTAGACGCACGATTTTCGAGCTTCAAAAGGCGCGCGCTAGGGCGCACATTTTAGAGGGCCTTAAAATCGCGCTTGATAATATCGATGAAGTGATTGAAATCATTAGAAATTCAGCCGACACTGCGATAGCTAGGGAAAATTTAATGGCTAAATTTGGCCTAAGCGAGCTTCAATCAAACGCGATTTTGGATATGAGGCTAAGCAAGCTAACTGGCTTAGAGCGCGAAAAAATCGAAAACGAGTTAAAAGAGCTTTTGGTTGAAATTTCACGCCTTGAAAATATCCTAAAATCTGAAAATTTAATCGAGCAAATTATCAAAGATGAGCTCTTAGAAATCAAAGATAAATTTAAATGCCCGCGCATTACAGAAATCGTCGATGACTACGATGATATCGATATCGAGGACCTTATACCAAACGAAAATATGGTCGTAACTATCACGCATAGAGGCTATATCAAACGCGTGCCAAGCAAGACTTACGAGAAGCAAAAAAGAGGTGGCAAGGGCAGGGTAGCAGTGACGACATACGACGATGATTTCATCGAAAATTTCTTCACTAGCAACACCCACGATACGCTTATGTTTGTGACTGATCGCGGACAGCTTTACTGGCTCAAAGTCTATAAAATCCCAGAGGGCTCACGCACAGCCAAAGGCAAGGCGATTGTAAATTTAATCAAACTTGTAGGCGATGAAAAAATCATGGCGATAATCCCGACTACCGATTTTTCAGATAGCAAATCGCTAGTATTTTTCACCAAAAATGGTATCGTAAAACGCACAAATTTAAGCGCGTTTTCGAATATCCGCTCACTTGGCGTAAGGGCTATTAGCCTAGACGATGATGACGCGCTAGTAACTGCGCTAATCGTGCCAAATGAGGCAGGCGAGAGCGCACCAATCGAGAGCGATGATGAAAATGGACAAAATTTAGAAATTTCGCAAGAAATCGAAGAAGTTGAGAGCGAAATTTTAGATGAAAACAGTAGCGAAATCAACGAAAATATGATTTTCATCGCTACCAAAAAGGGTATGTGTGTTAAATTTAAACTCGGCAAGGTCCGCCAAATGGGACGCGTAGCCAGAGGCGTGAGAGGGCTTAAATTTAAAGAAGCTGGCGATGAGGTAATCGGGGCGACATTTATTTTAAATGATAATTTAGAAATTTTAAGCGTGAGCCAAAAAGGCATTGGCAAACGCACCACAGCTAGCGAGTATCGCCTCACAAACCGCGGCGGCAAGGGCGTAATCTGCATGAAGCTCACAAACCGCACCGGCGATTTGGTAGGCGTAGTAATGGTCGATGAGGAAATGGATCTCATGGCACTAACCACAAGTGGCAAGATGATTCGCACAGATATCCAAAGCATACGCAAGGCCGGACGCAACACAAGTGGCGTCATCGTGGTAAATGTCGAGGGCGATGATGTGGTT
- a CDS encoding ComF family protein, whose product MRCINCGAFSLRLFCASCARTLSQNRLNARVVEDFVVFYYYGYSEVKNLILSKHHLHGSAVLSRLAKFSLAKFPNEFKAFLDENLPNLTREIPNFKFQAVPLDDDISSGFSHTAVLARALKSREIMPAYGVIKAQNKVKYAGQSLEFRLKHRRDYKITKEPKFPVILVDDIVTTGLSMLEAREVLKKAGFRVVFGIVLANAQI is encoded by the coding sequence ATGCGTTGCATTAATTGTGGCGCATTTTCCCTGCGCCTTTTTTGCGCCTCTTGTGCGCGAACCCTTTCGCAAAACCGCCTAAATGCGCGTGTGGTGGAGGATTTCGTGGTGTTTTATTATTACGGATACTCGGAGGTTAAAAATTTAATCCTCTCAAAGCACCATTTGCACGGAAGTGCGGTTTTATCGCGCTTGGCTAAATTTAGTCTAGCGAAATTTCCAAATGAATTTAAGGCTTTTTTAGATGAGAATTTGCCAAATTTGACGCGCGAAATCCCAAATTTCAAATTTCAAGCTGTCCCGCTAGATGATGATATCAGCTCGGGTTTTTCGCATACTGCCGTGCTTGCTCGTGCGCTAAAATCGCGCGAAATAATGCCAGCTTATGGCGTGATTAAAGCCCAAAACAAGGTCAAATACGCAGGACAGTCCTTGGAATTTCGCCTAAAACACAGGCGCGATTATAAAATTACAAAAGAGCCAAAATTTCCCGTGATTTTAGTCGATGATATCGTTACAACCGGGCTTAGTATGTTGGAGGCTAGGGAGGTTTTAAAAAAGGCTGGATTTAGAGTGGTTTTTGGCATAGTTTTGGCAAATGCACAAATTTAA
- a CDS encoding YajG family lipoprotein, translating into MKSIFVAIFALLIAGCSSNTPVLGLSPYISGVAPQAKTKSAGELNIKDSRQNTLIIGTINDNSGNLIDEVLLKTDLSSWFENALKTELGARGVAIGAGGANISVDIKTLNAAIEGYSKQNMSAKAEVFITIVNGTRTITKRVAQDQSEFAVLRNVRTMEPFVESMLRDIIKKSADQIVSSL; encoded by the coding sequence ATGAAATCAATTTTTGTCGCAATCTTTGCACTTCTAATCGCAGGGTGTTCGAGCAATACGCCTGTTTTGGGGCTTAGCCCATATATTTCTGGTGTTGCGCCACAAGCAAAAACCAAAAGCGCTGGCGAGCTAAATATCAAAGACTCTCGTCAAAATACCCTAATCATCGGCACTATCAACGATAATAGCGGAAATTTAATCGACGAGGTTTTGCTTAAAACAGATTTGAGTTCGTGGTTCGAAAACGCCCTTAAAACTGAGCTTGGCGCGCGTGGCGTAGCCATAGGCGCAGGTGGGGCTAACATAAGTGTGGATATCAAAACCCTAAATGCTGCAATCGAGGGGTATTCTAAACAAAATATGAGCGCAAAAGCCGAAGTTTTCATCACTATCGTAAATGGCACTAGGACAATTACAAAACGCGTCGCCCAAGATCAAAGCGAGTTTGCAGTCCTTCGCAATGTCCGCACAATGGAGCCTTTCGTCGAAAGTATGCTAAGAGATATCATCAAAAAATCAGCTGATCAAATCGTCTCTTCGCTTTGA
- a CDS encoding DNA polymerase III subunit gamma/tau, producing the protein MLQALALKYRPKNFDALIGQNAIASSLAHALDGARLGHAYLFSGLRGSGKTSTARIFAKALLCDHGPTSKPCESCDNCIMANEGRHIDIIEMDAASHRKIDDIRELIEQTKYSPASARFKIFIIDEVHMLTKEASNALLKTLEEPPAYVKFILATTDPLKLPATVLSRTQHFRFKPIAQLAIISHLEAILQNEGISYENGALKILARSGSGSLRDTLTLLDQAIIYSEENVTQTAVADMLGLLDPAKINEILEIVLRQDRVGAIEIVKEIENYNAETIIDEMIANLKEKFLRNDTKFSMLIYERFFRILAGAKSMLGVSSDNTYSLLMMIFLMMEAVNLQEIDELIEISKSIGDSSASGANLGTAPNFATPKSAQANANFSAPRNAPNLTQNSAQNPAPTQNTTSQKLNDLEQKVAQKTGADTLSANSAYDKFLSNLYDRSYELGEKFDNCIEFVKFENSTLYLISRAKNEDKEYLRAASRAINSVLKMTFGDNAKISITQNVPLREAEPKPNLANSPKDLPKPNLLNQTNLSNYEISAEVAKPDMQKTKNELAKLASEAVSKEEILKTELANLFGEPSKIVEN; encoded by the coding sequence ATTTTGCAAGCACTCGCACTAAAATACAGACCCAAAAACTTCGACGCCCTAATCGGACAAAACGCAATCGCAAGCTCCCTAGCGCACGCACTAGATGGCGCAAGACTAGGACATGCGTATCTTTTTAGCGGACTTAGAGGCTCTGGCAAGACCTCGACCGCGCGTATTTTCGCCAAAGCCCTGCTTTGCGATCACGGACCCACTTCAAAGCCTTGCGAGAGTTGCGATAACTGCATAATGGCAAACGAGGGTCGCCATATCGATATCATCGAAATGGACGCCGCAAGCCACCGCAAAATCGACGATATCAGGGAGCTAATCGAGCAGACCAAATACTCCCCAGCTAGTGCGAGATTTAAAATTTTCATTATCGACGAGGTTCATATGCTTACAAAAGAGGCTTCAAACGCCCTTTTAAAGACGCTTGAAGAACCGCCTGCGTATGTGAAATTTATCCTAGCTACCACAGACCCGCTCAAACTACCAGCGACCGTGCTTTCGCGCACGCAACACTTCCGCTTCAAACCAATCGCCCAATTAGCGATTATTTCGCACCTTGAAGCGATTTTGCAAAACGAGGGTATTTCTTACGAAAATGGCGCGCTCAAAATCCTAGCTAGAAGCGGTTCTGGCTCGCTCAGAGATACTCTCACGCTTTTAGATCAAGCCATAATTTATAGCGAAGAAAATGTCACGCAAACCGCAGTAGCCGATATGCTAGGGCTCCTAGATCCCGCCAAAATCAATGAAATTTTAGAAATCGTTTTGCGCCAAGACCGCGTGGGCGCTATCGAAATCGTCAAAGAGATCGAAAACTACAACGCCGAGACCATAATCGACGAGATGATTGCGAATTTAAAAGAGAAATTTTTGCGAAATGATACCAAATTTAGCATGCTAATTTATGAGCGATTTTTCCGAATTTTAGCCGGCGCAAAAAGCATGCTAGGCGTGAGTTCGGATAATACTTACTCGCTTTTGATGATGATATTTTTGATGATGGAAGCTGTGAATTTGCAAGAAATCGACGAGTTAATCGAAATTTCAAAATCCATTGGTGATAGCAGTGCAAGCGGGGCGAATTTGGGCACTGCGCCAAATTTTGCTACGCCAAAAAGCGCGCAGGCAAATGCAAATTTCAGCGCACCGCGAAATGCGCCAAATTTAACGCAAAATTCAGCGCAAAATCCAGCTCCTACGCAAAACACCACTAGCCAAAAACTAAACGATTTAGAGCAAAAAGTAGCGCAAAAAACAGGCGCAGATACGCTAAGTGCGAATTCGGCGTATGATAAATTTCTCTCAAATTTATACGATAGAAGCTATGAGCTGGGCGAGAAATTTGATAATTGCATTGAATTTGTCAAATTTGAAAACTCCACTTTATATCTGATTTCTCGCGCCAAAAACGAGGACAAAGAGTATTTGCGCGCCGCGTCAAGGGCGATAAATAGCGTTTTGAAAATGACTTTTGGCGACAATGCTAAAATTTCAATCACCCAAAATGTCCCACTTCGCGAGGCGGAGCCAAAGCCAAATTTGGCAAATTCGCCAAAGGATTTACCCAAGCCAAATTTGCTAAATCAGACAAATTTGAGCAATTACGAAATCAGCGCCGAAGTAGCCAAGCCCGATATGCAAAAAACTAAAAACGAGCTTGCCAAGCTTGCAAGCGAGGCTGTGAGCAAGGAAGAAATTTTAAAAACCGAGCTTGCAAATCTTTTCGGCGAACCGAGTAAAATCGTAGAAAATTAG
- a CDS encoding ribose-phosphate pyrophosphokinase, with protein sequence MRGYKIVSGSANPDFAKKISKYLSLPLSECSIKTFSDGEISVQIGESVRGKDVFVIQPTCAPANSNLMELLILSDALKRSSARSITAVVPYFGYARQDRKAAPRVPISAKLVANMMQTAGIDRVVTMDLHAGQIQGFFDIPVDNLYGSLAFLDYFKNKNLKNPIIASPDVGGVARARSFAKKLNLDMVIVDKRREEANKSEVMNIIGDVNGKDVILIDDMIDTAGTIVKAAAAFKERGATSVMAFCTHAVLSGPAYERLNEGALDELIVTDTIPLRQECDKIKVISVTSLFGEVIRRVYHDESVNSLFG encoded by the coding sequence ATGCGTGGCTATAAAATAGTATCAGGAAGTGCCAATCCTGACTTCGCAAAAAAAATCTCAAAATACCTATCCCTGCCACTTAGCGAGTGTTCTATCAAGACATTTAGCGACGGCGAGATTAGCGTGCAAATCGGCGAAAGTGTGCGCGGCAAGGATGTTTTCGTCATACAACCGACCTGCGCTCCGGCTAACTCAAATTTAATGGAGCTTTTAATCCTAAGCGACGCGCTAAAAAGATCAAGTGCTAGATCAATCACAGCCGTGGTGCCGTATTTCGGATACGCTAGACAGGATCGCAAGGCAGCCCCAAGAGTGCCAATCAGCGCCAAACTCGTCGCAAATATGATGCAAACAGCGGGCATTGATAGAGTGGTGACAATGGATCTGCACGCTGGGCAAATTCAGGGATTTTTCGATATTCCGGTAGATAATCTATATGGCTCTTTGGCGTTTTTGGACTATTTCAAAAACAAAAATTTAAAAAACCCTATCATCGCTAGCCCGGATGTCGGCGGTGTGGCGCGCGCAAGATCCTTTGCTAAAAAGTTAAATTTGGATATGGTTATTGTAGATAAAAGACGCGAAGAAGCCAACAAAAGCGAAGTTATGAATATCATCGGCGATGTAAATGGCAAAGATGTGATTTTGATCGACGATATGATTGATACAGCCGGCACTATCGTCAAAGCCGCTGCTGCGTTTAAAGAAAGGGGTGCGACTAGCGTTATGGCGTTTTGCACACACGCGGTTTTAAGCGGACCAGCTTATGAGAGGCTAAATGAGGGCGCATTAGATGAGCTAATCGTCACAGATACGATTCCGTTGCGCCAAGAATGCGATAAAATCAAAGTCATCTCGGTAACATCGCTATTTGGCGAGGTTATCCGTCGCGTATATCACGACGAGAGCGTAAATAGCCTTTTTGGTTAA
- a CDS encoding transporter substrate-binding domain-containing protein, with product MKKFLLLSLGCACAFGASLQEIQSSKKVKIGVRENLPPFSSQANGESEGFEVSLAKEIGTKLVGSDGSIDLVVIEAKDRLPMLKNGDLDLVVGNFSATPARAKEVDFSVPYLADVQVVVTRKADGVTKLSDLKGKKIIVQKGTTSDDWLKTNAQKYSFDVSYCEHGVECAEKMLSNEVDGYMHTNITAAAVVMNNPSLETGVKSVGEIDYICVGAQKGNAELVNFVNNAIIELTKAEFFQHAYTDTFEKFYKGSIDKKYLLIDDFLSNF from the coding sequence ATGAAAAAGTTTTTACTTTTATCACTTGGCTGTGCATGTGCATTTGGTGCCTCTTTGCAAGAAATTCAATCAAGCAAAAAGGTTAAAATCGGTGTGCGAGAAAACCTGCCTCCATTTAGCTCGCAAGCAAACGGCGAGAGCGAGGGGTTCGAGGTATCTTTGGCCAAAGAAATCGGCACAAAGCTAGTAGGAAGCGACGGCTCAATCGACTTAGTAGTCATCGAGGCAAAAGACAGACTTCCTATGCTTAAAAACGGCGATTTAGACCTAGTGGTCGGCAACTTTTCTGCCACACCAGCGCGCGCTAAGGAAGTGGATTTTTCAGTGCCATACCTAGCAGATGTGCAAGTCGTAGTCACCAGAAAAGCTGACGGAGTTACAAAACTATCTGATTTAAAGGGCAAAAAAATCATAGTCCAAAAGGGTACCACAAGCGATGATTGGCTCAAAACAAATGCACAAAAATATAGTTTTGATGTTTCTTACTGCGAACATGGCGTAGAGTGCGCGGAAAAAATGCTATCAAACGAAGTCGATGGCTACATGCACACAAATATCACAGCCGCCGCAGTTGTGATGAATAATCCTAGCTTAGAAACTGGCGTCAAAAGCGTAGGCGAGATAGATTATATCTGTGTGGGCGCGCAAAAAGGCAACGCAGAGCTTGTAAATTTCGTAAATAACGCGATTATCGAGCTGACAAAGGCGGAGTTTTTCCAACACGCATATACCGATACTTTCGAGAAATTTTACAAAGGCAGTATTGATAAAAAATACCTTCTCATAGACGATTTCCTTAGCAATTTTTAA
- the lepA gene encoding translation elongation factor 4, translating to MKNIRNFSIIAHIDHGKSTLADRLISECKAVEDRQMSSQIMDTMDIEKERGITIKAQSVRLEYELGGEKYVLNLIDTPGHVDFSYEVSRSLASCEGAILVVDASQGVQAQTIANVYIALEHNLEIIPVLNKIDLPSADPTRVKDEIEHIIGLDCSEAIEVSAKTGQGIKELLEAIITKIPAPKTDENKPLKALIYDSWFDNYLGALALVRIYDGVVKKGDEVYVMGTGGRHEVLGLMYPNPLAPIKTNAVRSGEVGIVVMGLKNVSDVQVGDTITLYRNQASQPIGGFEKAKPFVFAGIYPVETDKFEELRDALDKLSLNDSSLSYEPETSLALGFGFRVGFLGLLHMEVVKERLEREFNLDLIATAPTVTYEVYLTDGSIKRIHSPSELPEPNYIDHIEEPYVRATIITPSEFLGNLITLLNSRRGVQTKMDYITPERVLLEYDVPTNEIIMDFYDKLKSCTKGYASFDYEPSDYRRGNLVKLDIRVAGEAVDALSIIVPVEKAQSKGRDLVKAMKEIVPRQLFEVAIQASIGNKIIARENVRAMGKNVTAKCYGGDITRKRKLLEKQKEGKKRMKAIGKVNLPSEAFLSVLKID from the coding sequence TTGAAAAATATACGAAATTTCAGCATTATTGCCCACATAGACCACGGCAAAAGCACCCTTGCAGACAGACTAATCAGCGAGTGTAAGGCGGTCGAAGATCGTCAAATGAGCTCGCAAATCATGGATACTATGGATATCGAAAAAGAGCGCGGTATCACTATCAAGGCCCAATCCGTGCGCCTAGAATACGAGCTTGGTGGCGAAAAATATGTCCTAAATCTCATCGACACCCCAGGCCATGTGGATTTTAGCTACGAAGTGAGCAGAAGTCTGGCTAGCTGCGAGGGCGCGATACTTGTCGTCGATGCCAGTCAGGGCGTGCAGGCTCAAACTATCGCAAATGTCTATATCGCACTCGAACACAACCTAGAAATTATCCCTGTGCTAAACAAAATCGACCTTCCATCGGCAGATCCTACGCGCGTCAAGGACGAGATCGAGCATATAATCGGACTTGATTGCTCGGAGGCAATCGAAGTAAGCGCGAAGACTGGGCAGGGCATAAAAGAGCTATTAGAGGCGATTATCACGAAAATCCCAGCCCCTAAAACCGATGAAAACAAGCCATTAAAAGCGCTTATTTATGATAGCTGGTTTGATAACTATCTTGGCGCACTCGCCCTTGTGCGCATTTATGACGGAGTGGTCAAAAAGGGCGATGAGGTCTATGTCATGGGCACTGGCGGTCGCCACGAGGTGCTAGGGCTCATGTATCCAAACCCTCTTGCGCCGATTAAAACAAACGCCGTGCGAAGCGGCGAGGTCGGTATCGTAGTAATGGGGCTAAAAAATGTCAGCGATGTGCAAGTCGGCGATACGATTACGCTCTATCGCAACCAAGCTTCCCAGCCAATCGGTGGCTTTGAAAAGGCAAAGCCTTTTGTGTTTGCTGGAATTTACCCCGTCGAGACCGATAAATTCGAAGAGCTCCGCGATGCGCTAGATAAGCTCAGCCTAAATGATAGCTCGCTTAGCTACGAGCCTGAGACCTCGCTCGCGCTTGGGTTTGGCTTTCGTGTGGGGTTTTTGGGCTTGCTTCACATGGAGGTTGTCAAAGAGCGTTTGGAGCGCGAGTTTAACCTCGATCTAATCGCTACTGCGCCGACTGTTACTTATGAGGTCTATCTCACAGACGGTTCTATCAAGCGAATCCACAGCCCTAGCGAATTGCCTGAGCCAAATTATATAGATCATATCGAAGAGCCTTATGTACGCGCTACAATCATTACGCCGAGTGAATTTTTGGGAAATTTAATCACGCTTTTAAATTCTCGCCGTGGCGTGCAGACCAAAATGGACTATATCACGCCAGAGCGTGTTTTGCTCGAATACGATGTGCCGACAAATGAGATTATTATGGATTTTTACGACAAACTCAAATCCTGCACCAAAGGCTATGCGAGTTTTGATTACGAGCCTAGCGATTATAGGCGCGGAAATTTGGTCAAACTCGATATTCGCGTCGCTGGCGAGGCTGTCGATGCGCTCTCTATCATCGTGCCGGTAGAAAAGGCGCAGTCTAAGGGCAGGGATTTGGTAAAAGCGATGAAGGAAATCGTCCCGCGCCAGCTTTTTGAAGTGGCGATTCAGGCTAGTATCGGCAACAAAATCATCGCCCGCGAAAATGTCCGCGCCATGGGCAAAAATGTAACCGCCAAGTGCTACGGCGGCGATATCACGCGCAAGCGCAAGTTGCTCGAAAAGCAAAAAGAGGGCAAAAAGCGCATGAAGGCTATCGGCAAGGTGAATTTGCCTAGTGAGGCGTTTTTAAGCGTTTTGAAGATTGATTAA